The following is a genomic window from Nymphaea colorata isolate Beijing-Zhang1983 chromosome 3, ASM883128v2, whole genome shotgun sequence.
ATTCCTTCTGTATGAGATCTTCTGTTCGTGGACCTTCATTATGCTTTAACTCAATGTCTTCTTAGCACGAATAAGTGAAATTAAGAGATCGAAAAACAGGGAATAGTTGCTTACCAGCCCCGTCTcaaccattgcaccaacccaCCAACCCTTTCGAAATCATTAGATGGTTATAATACAAAAATTTGCCACCACTCTAATCATTAATCGTAGTTAATCCAACTTTGTAAATATTTATTGCATTATAAAATCATTGTTAATGCCGATGACGTGATTGTTTCTTAACAACAATGAAGGACTGTAATCTAGAGGCCCATGTATTGCTCATCATCGTCCTTAGTCGTTGTTGTAGCTCGAAAGTTAATTCTAGATTAATTTCTCAACTTCTACTTCACACTATATGAAAGAAACATCAAACTCTCAAATCATGCAAGAAATACCAGCTACAAATATTTCATAGTAagaaattatatgtatatataaacaaaacagGGAATCAACAGCAAGAAATTAAGGCAATGCATGACCGCACAACTTAGACGATCATGCTTGGCGTGATGGAACTCAAATTTATGTCTATGGCGCTGCCAGGAGCTGGGCGAACGAGGGCCTCGGCTTGAACCGGACTCTGAGTCCATTCTTCATGTAAAGGGTGGTAGTCAATTTGGGCATCACCGGATGGTCCCTATCGATGCAAACAGAGTACCTCAACAGAAGGGACGCAGTCACCATCTTCATCTGGTTGTACGCAAATTTCTTCCCCAAGCACAGCCTCGGCCCCGCGTTAAACACAGCGTACTTGAACTGGCTCTCACTCACGAACTTCCCTTCTTTGATCCACCTCTCCGGCTTGAACTCCCCACAGTCCTTTCCCCATATCGATTCCATCCTGCCCATCGAGTATATGGAATACATAATCCTCGCGCCTTTCTTTATTCTGTTCCCGTCCGGAAACACATCGTCCGCCAGTGCCTCCTTGAAGTCCATGGGAACCGAGGGGTAGAGTCTGAGAGACTCCGAGAGTGCAGCCTGCAAGTACTCCATCTTCTTCAGTTCATTTGGTGTGAAGACTATGTTGTACTTGGTACCCACCTGGCCAAGATTGAGTGAATCTCTTTGCTTCAGAACACTGTGTATCTCATCAAGAATTCTGGTTTCTACGTTTGGGTTTTTGTCAAGGAGCCAAAAGAACCATGCCAGTGCCACGGAGCTGGTGTCCCGGCCAGCGAGAATGAAGCTTATACAGAAATCCTTCAAGAATTTGTCTGTATACAGAGGATTATGGGCCTCCATGAGAACTGATAGGAGGTCGGAGCGGTGGCTGAGACCGCCGAGCTTCTTCGACTCCGTTCGTCGCGTCAACACCGTCTTTTCCGCGAATTCGTGGACTTCCTTAACTGTTTCCTTGAGCTGCTTCTCTGAGCCCACCTGAAAGTACCTCATTGCCTTCCAGACGAAGGGCGGAACTGTGAACCTGAAATCGTGGTTACCAGTTAAGTGAAAAGAAGttaagttcaatttttttcttttgtcatttctcTGTCTTTTCTTCACATGTATACCCGTTCTTTGTTACTTCCCTGTTATGCTTCATAGAGCAATAAAACCTTAGAAAATGTTATTAATGCATCTCACTTTCATAAATGTATCGTCCGAATCCTATaggtaaatttgaaaatttatcacAATCTGATTCACGAGAATGAAGATAAAACTTATCGAATGTTATATAGACAAAACCGTCATTTATACGCTGGTCGGACAGATTACTGCCAAATTACTAACAAGGAggaaaaaaatgactttctagaTTACTGCGAAATTACTAACAAGGAGGAAAAAAATTACTAACAACTCCAAACACATACTACCCAAGCAGATGGTGTTTCGGGCTCCAAATATACCCAtcgaaaagacaaaaaatactTCTTTTAACCTATAAAAGGCTGagttaacaaattaaaaaaattacaaaaaatacaaaatgaaaattcctACAAAAAAACTTATTATGCATTTGCTGATGCTTTCTAAATGGTAGAAAACgtggtgtgtgtgtgcgcgtgttCCCTATCCTtctccctcctctttctttATAAAACcgacatttttattttcttatcaaacattttaaaaacattatcCAGTGCATTATTGTTGATCGAGTAgcgtaaaaaaaaagaaaaatgtggacTGTGGAGTTGTTGTAGTGTTAATTAAGTAAGTACATcgagaaaaaatattttatattccaCCTCTCTCAGTCCCAACTCTCCCCCACGGACGCGAGCgcgcacacacacgcacacactaGGACACGCACAAAGTGGCAGAAGTTAGGACCTGAACAAGGAGTGCTCGGTGGCATGCTCGAAGGCGCGGGCGAAGGGAACGTCCGGCAGGTCGACGGCGAGGCATCCGGGGTCGACGCCGAACGCGGCCATGCATATATTATCGAACGTGAAGCGGAGGAACACGTCCTGGAGGTCGACACTCCGGCCGTCCATGCTCAACTTCTCGGCGAGCTTGATGAGCTTGTTGTGCGTCAGTTCCTCGATGGTCTTGGCCGAGTACTCGACAAACCTCGCCGAATGCATCTCGGCGCTGGCCGCCCTCCTTTGATCCCTCCACACCTCGTCGTCGGCGTTGAAGATGCCGTCGCCGAGCAGCTCGGAGAACCTCTCCCTGTAGTACTTCCCCTTGGGGTAGTTCTTGAAGTTGGTCTTGAGTATGTATTCTATGTTCGCCGGGTCGACTGTGACGAGACCGAAGGCACCACCCTTCCACATGCCCCTGTAAGGGAAGGATCCTCCTGCTTCAATGAGGGCGCTGGTGACGTATTCGTAGACTTCATGCATGTGACAAAGAACGGTGGGGAGGCAGCCGAGCACCGGCCACTGCATTATTCCTCTGGAGGTCATCTTGTTCTTGATAGAACTAAAAATGAAGAGGCCAAGCAGGGAGATGGCAATATCTGACAGGGTTATGCCCTTCACTGCCTTCATTAACGCTTCCATCCATGCTGCTTCTCCCATGGCGAGATGCAGTACTCTGTGTGACACAGTGGTAGatggtttttctttcctttcttggaGGTTGCATTTGAAAACGCTGCACGCTTGCCGATAAATAGAGAGGGAGCTCAACTGTTTCTTTGACTAGATTTTATGTAATTAGCTGAAAAATAAGCGGTTCATCCTCCAAATTAAAGTTGATATGGGGCCCTCCTCATGTCCCCAAACCTCAATTCGATTCTTGGTGTTAGAATTACGGTTGAGAGTTACCACACTCGGTGAATGGGTTTCGCTTGGCCCCCACCCTCTCcatatctctttttctctctctaaccgATTAGGTTGGGTTCCTCATTTGACTCTTCACTTACACTATCCTAACAGCATTGAGGAAGTTAAATTGGGGTTGAAGGTTACTGTTGAAGGTAACTAAGTTATCTTggatttgttttatttatcttttttttttatggaaagcAAGTTTTGTATATTGTTTCTTGTATACAACGACAGTAGGCCGGATGTAGACCCTGTTATCTGTTTACTTTCACGcccaaacaaacaaatagaTTTGTAAATTAGTTTTATTCTCCcatttagtttatatatatatatatatatatatatgttagagaCATCGAatcaaaaaatttgattcagcAAAAGAATTATTTTCTAAATTGTTTTGTCAAGACAGTCAAATCAACAATTTTCTTTTGGCAGAAGAATTATTTCCGAATTAATTCGTCAAAGACTGTTGGCTGATCAGGAATCGAAATAAAGACTCTCCAAAATGGCTAAAAGAGCTTGGCAGTATGCTCGCTTCCTGTGGTCTCCTTTTGTTATCTTTAAAATGAGAGaggccaaaatatttttttggagaTGTTCGCTTTTGCTGGTGATGGAGTGATAATGTTTGTTTACTGGTATTGATTTGCTTGTCCAGCTGTGCGCAGAACCCTCGAGCACGAACCgtttgctttttcttgtttgcaAGAAATTGATCTTACAAATCTGCCGACAAAAATTTTGACGCTCTGACTTGTCTTTATATGGCTCTCAATTATGGAGATCAATAGGCATTGGTGAGCTCATTTAGGGGGGTGTTTGACAACCTCTGATTGAGATCCATCGCTGATTTGAAATCTCTTTTAAATGCGTCCACATGATAAACAAACATTGAATAATTGTTAGATCTATAAAAAAATGAGGATTTGAGATCTTTAATATTTGACCAAAACTTCAGATTTGAGGTCCGATGGGAGGGAATTTGACCTCTAATCCTTGAATCTAAGATTCTTAATGATCTCAAATCGGCTTGTGGTTGAAACcggaggctatcaaacacaccttaGACGTGTACATTGGTCGCTGCAATTCATTAGTGTGACCTGCCATTATGATCTGGTCTTCAGAAAAATATCACCACCAGGGTTTTGCCACCTTAGGCAGTTCAGGTACTGAACTTAATTCAACCCGTaataaatagaaagaaaaataacttagaATTGCACACTTTGAGTATGGAcctcttgattttctttccaGCT
Proteins encoded in this region:
- the LOC116251003 gene encoding cytochrome P450 86B1-like, which produces MGEAAWMEALMKAVKGITLSDIAISLLGLFIFSSIKNKMTSRGIMQWPVLGCLPTVLCHMHEVYEYVTSALIEAGGSFPYRGMWKGGAFGLVTVDPANIEYILKTNFKNYPKGKYYRERFSELLGDGIFNADDEVWRDQRRAASAEMHSARFVEYSAKTIEELTHNKLIKLAEKLSMDGRSVDLQDVFLRFTFDNICMAAFGVDPGCLAVDLPDVPFARAFEHATEHSLFRFTVPPFVWKAMRYFQVGSEKQLKETVKEVHEFAEKTVLTRRTESKKLGGLSHRSDLLSVLMEAHNPLYTDKFLKDFCISFILAGRDTSSVALAWFFWLLDKNPNVETRILDEIHSVLKQRDSLNLGQVGTKYNIVFTPNELKKMEYLQAALSESLRLYPSVPMDFKEALADDVFPDGNRIKKGARIMYSIYSMGRMESIWGKDCGEFKPERWIKEGKFVSESQFKYAVFNAGPRLCLGKKFAYNQMKMVTASLLLRYSVCIDRDHPVMPKLTTTLYMKNGLRVRFKPRPSFAQLLAAP